A window of Argopecten irradians isolate NY chromosome 1, Ai_NY, whole genome shotgun sequence contains these coding sequences:
- the LOC138304945 gene encoding octapeptide-repeat protein T2-like, whose product MESGGGRDGKERRRTTRWDRGGGERGKREEEENDLGERRRTTRWERGGGRRGGREEEDDEVGERRRTRWDRGGGERGKREEEENDLGERRRTTRWERGGGRRGGREEEDDEGERGGRRRGGERGRTRWERGGGRGGREEEDDEMGERGRTRWRAEEDEVGERRRWTRWERGGRGQDGRAEEEDEVGERRKRTRWERGGGRDGERRTMRCGREEEEDEMGERRKRTRWESGRGGRGGREEEEDEMGERKRRTRWER is encoded by the coding sequence ATGGAGAGCGGAGGAGGACGAGATGGGAAAGAGAGAAGGAGGACGACGAGATGGGATAGAGGAGGAGGAGAACGAGGTaagagagaggaggaggagaacGATTTGGGAGAAAGGAGGAGGACGACGAGAtgggagagaggaggaggacgacgaggtgggagagaggaggaggacgaCGAGGTGGGAGAGCGGAGGAGGACGAGATGGGATAGAGGAGGAGGAGAACGAGGTaagagagaggaggaggagaacGATTtgggagagaggaggaggacgacgagatgggagagaggaggaggacgacgaggtgggagagaggaggaggacgaCGAGGGGGAGAGAGGAGGACGACGACGAGGGGGAGAGAGGGGGAGGACGAGGtgggagagaggaggaggacgaggtgggagagaggaggaggacgaCGAGATGGGAGAGAGGGGGAGGACGAGATGGAGAGCGGAGGAGGATGAGGTTGGAGAGAGGAGGAGGTGGACGAGATGGGAGAGAGGAGGAAGAGGACAAGATGGGAGAGCGGAAGAGGAGGACGAGGTGGGAGAGAGGAGGAAGAGGACGAGATGGGAGAGAGGGGGAGGACGAGATGGAGAGCGGAGGACGATGAGGTGtgggagagaggaggaggaggacgagaTGGGAGAGAGGAGGAAGAGGACAAGATGGGAGAGCGGAAGAGGAGGACGAGGTGGGAGAGAGGAGGAAGAGGACGAGATGGGAGAGCGGAAGAGGAGGACGAGGTGGGAGAgataa